In Aeromicrobium wangtongii, the DNA window TGCCGGTGAGACGAGGCATGGTGCTCCTGCAAGAAGGGGACTGAGGCGACAACCACGACGCGACGCTCTGTCTTCCCGCTGCTGGTGCGCCACTGCATCCGCTGTACCGGCCAGCCGGTACACGAGGCCAGCTTTTCGGGCTAGGCTCGCTGTGACGCCGATCACTCGTCGGCGCTGAGGAGGATCGATGACGCGCATCATCAACCAGGTCGCCGTGTTCGGCCTCGGCAAGGTCGGCGAGCTCGTGGCGGACCTGCTGGGCGAGTCCGGCTTCAAGATCATCGGCTACGACGCCGCGCCGCGCGACGGACTGGACTTCCCGGTCGAGGCGCTGGACGTCAGCGACCCCGAGGGCCTGCGCGATGCGCTGCGCGGCGTGGACGCGGTCGTGTCGTGCCTGCCGTTCCACCTCAACATCGCCGTGGCCGAGGCCGCGTACGACGCGCGCGTGCACTACTTCGACCTGACCGAGGACGTCCCGACGACCAACCGCGTCATCGAGCTGGCCACCGATGCGCCGGCCGCGGCGTTCGCCCCGCAGTGCGGGCTCGCGCCGGGCTTGATCGGCATCATCGGTGCCTCGATCGCCAAGACCTTCGACGAGATCCGCTCGATCGAGCTCAAGGTCGGTGCGCTGCCGCAGAACCCGACCGGCCTGCTGGGCTACGCGATCAACTGGTCGCCCGAGGGGGTCGTCAACGAGTACCTCAACGACTGCGAGGTGCTGCGCCAGGGACACCGCCAGATGGTGCCGGCGATGACCGAGAAGGAGCGGGTGCTGATCGGCGGCATCGAGCTCGAGGCGGCGCTGACGTCAGGCGGTCTGGGCACGATGTGCGAGACGTACGAGGGCCGGGTGCATCGCCTGGACTACAAGACGCTGCGCTACCCGGGGCACTTCGACCAGATGCACTTCCTGTTCGACGAGCTCAACCTGCGCGAGCAGCGCGAGCTCGTCGGCCGGATGCTGGTGGACTCCAAGCCGCCGGTCAACGATGACGTCGTCTACGTCCACGCGGCCGTCGAGGGACGCAAGAACGGGCAGCCCTTCCGCGAGAACCACGTGCGCGCCTACAAACCGCTGGTCATCTCCGGACGCACCTGGCGGGCGATCTCGTGGACGACCGCCGCCTCGGCGGTCAGCGTCATCGAGCTGGTCGCCGACGGTGTGCTGCCGGCGACCGGGTTCATCAAGCAGGAGGACATCACGCTCGAGGCGCTGTTCTCGACCCAGGCCGGCCGCCACTTCGCCGAGCAGGGCGCGATCTGACGCATCAGGCCCAGATTGCCGGGTGCGGCTCGTCGCGCGGCTCGGGCGGAAGCCGTTCGGCGACGCCGTCAGCGAACCGCCGCGCGGTCCACGCGGTCGCTGCGGCGTCCAGGACGTCGTCGACCGCGACGCCGGACCGACGCTCGGCCTCGACGTCCAGACCGTGCGCGGACAGCAGCGAGCGGCGCAGTGCCTCTCCGGCCGCGGTGGTCTT includes these proteins:
- a CDS encoding saccharopine dehydrogenase family protein codes for the protein MTRIINQVAVFGLGKVGELVADLLGESGFKIIGYDAAPRDGLDFPVEALDVSDPEGLRDALRGVDAVVSCLPFHLNIAVAEAAYDARVHYFDLTEDVPTTNRVIELATDAPAAAFAPQCGLAPGLIGIIGASIAKTFDEIRSIELKVGALPQNPTGLLGYAINWSPEGVVNEYLNDCEVLRQGHRQMVPAMTEKERVLIGGIELEAALTSGGLGTMCETYEGRVHRLDYKTLRYPGHFDQMHFLFDELNLREQRELVGRMLVDSKPPVNDDVVYVHAAVEGRKNGQPFRENHVRAYKPLVISGRTWRAISWTTAASAVSVIELVADGVLPATGFIKQEDITLEALFSTQAGRHFAEQGAI